DNA from Amycolatopsis sp. DSM 110486:
CGGCCTGATCCAGGACCTGTTCCGCGGCGCCGAGCGCGGCCGTGCGTTCGGCATCTTCGGCGCCGTCGTGGGGATCTCCACGGCTGTGGGGCCGGTGCTGGGCGGCGTGATCCTCGCGGTGTTCGGCGACCCCGGCGGCTGGCGGTGGGTGTTCTTCGTGAACGTGCCGGTGGGCGCCGTCGCGTTCGTGCTGGCGATGCGGCTCCTGCCGAAGACCGAACGCAGGCCGATGCGAGTGCGCTCGGAGATCGACTTCGTCGGCATCGCGCTGCTCGCGATCACCGTGCTCGGGGTGCTGCTGCCACTCGTGGAATCGGAGCAGGGCGGTCTCGCGAAGCTGTGGTGGCTCTTCCCCGTGGCGGTGGTGTTCGGCATCGGTTTCGTGCGGTGGGAACGCCGGGTGGTCGCGCGCGAACGGTCGCCGCTGCTGGACGTCCGGCTGTTCACGGGCACGCCGGGCTACTCGGCCGGCGCCGCGGTGGGTGCGCTGTACTTCTGCGGGTTCGCCGGGATCTGGCTCGTTTTCGCGTTGTTCTTCCAACAGGGGCTGGGGTACACGCCGCTGCAGTCGGGGCTTTCGGTCACGCCGTTCGCGATCGGTTCGGCCGTTTCGGCGGCGGTCGCGGGCAGGCTCGTGCCGCGGTTCGGCCGCCGGTTGTCCGTCACGGGACTGAGCCTGGTGGCGTTCGCGCTGCTCTTGGTGGCGCTGGTGGTGGAGCTCGTGCCGCCGTCCGCGGCCGGGTTCGCGGTGGCGCTGCCGTTGCTGATCGGCGGCATCGGCGGCGGCATGGTGCTGGCGCCGAACACCACGCTGACGCTGGAGTGCGTGCCCACGTCGATGGCGGGCGTCGCCGGTGGCGCCCTGCAGACCGGGCAGCGCATCGGCACGGCGATCGGCACGGCTGTGCTGGCGTCGGTCTTCCAGTCGGTGGTGGTGGGCTCGAACCGGGACTACTCGCTGGCCCTCACCACGGCGATGTGCTGCTCGGCCGGGCTCACGTGCGTCGCGCTCGTGCTGGCTGTACTGGAGCTGCGGGCGCGTCGCAACAGGGCTGCGCGTGACGAGGACCGTGCCGCTGCGGAAGCGGCTGCCGGCGTTCACCGACAGTGAGCAGATCACGCTCACTCAGCACTACAGGTGAATTACTTTCAGCGAATCCGCGATGCTCCATCCGAGTGACACGCTACGTTTGACACTGGTGCTACTCAGAGCAACCGGGTAGACCTTATGGAGCCTTCAGCACGACACTTTGGCTACCTACAGTGGCATTTCGATCGATCGACCGGGGATGGGTCGATCGGGCGAGCGGCTGAGAGTTCCGGAGTTCCATGGAATGGACACTCTTGGTCACCTCCCAGGCAACGGATCGTCGGCGTCCGCGGGGGACCGTACGGCGACCGCCGGGAGCATTGCCCCCGAGGTGGCGAGGGAGTGCGGCGAAGGCGTTCGGGCGGGTCCGGAAGAGGGGGAACCGGGCCCGCCCTTTCTCACCTCGGATTTTCTCCCCTTTCACCCTCTGTTGGGGGTCGTACTCGCCTGAGCGCTTTGGCCGTGTTGGGATGGCGGCGTTCGTCGGGTGAGTGCGGGGAGCGTCGATGTCCCAAGGGATTTTTCCGGTCCAGCGGTTCCGGGTGTGGTACCGGCCGATGCGGTCGCGCGACAGCGGTGAGAACCACCGCGTGTCCACC
Protein-coding regions in this window:
- a CDS encoding MFS transporter — protein: MTEYVPDPRRWRALAVTLAAGLMTLLDVSIVNTALPAMQRGLNTGSGTVQWVVSGYALTFGLVLVTGGRLGDALGRRRMFLIALAAFVATSVLAGAATGPTMLVIARLAQGCAAGLLTPQNSGLIQDLFRGAERGRAFGIFGAVVGISTAVGPVLGGVILAVFGDPGGWRWVFFVNVPVGAVAFVLAMRLLPKTERRPMRVRSEIDFVGIALLAITVLGVLLPLVESEQGGLAKLWWLFPVAVVFGIGFVRWERRVVARERSPLLDVRLFTGTPGYSAGAAVGALYFCGFAGIWLVFALFFQQGLGYTPLQSGLSVTPFAIGSAVSAAVAGRLVPRFGRRLSVTGLSLVAFALLLVALVVELVPPSAAGFAVALPLLIGGIGGGMVLAPNTTLTLECVPTSMAGVAGGALQTGQRIGTAIGTAVLASVFQSVVVGSNRDYSLALTTAMCCSAGLTCVALVLAVLELRARRNRAARDEDRAAAEAAAGVHRQ